One stretch of Malus domestica chromosome 14, GDT2T_hap1 DNA includes these proteins:
- the LOC103424244 gene encoding acyltransferase Pun1-like, translating into MPQVLFYPGSSDEHSLVAEKSELLKKSLSEALTAFYPFAGEFKYNVSINCDDRGALFLEARVNCPMSNILDKPDSEILRQLIAAPMRSKQAQVGHLVLIQANVFECGGLAIGVSISHKVADAVVYSKFIESWAEIARCTASTTDHHVVLPTEFGVAATLFPPQEFFNSPKTPLTLPFIDNVIGRRLVFDASKIAALKAKAASATVPNPTRVEAVSALIWKSATEASRSNLGFARPSTWRSAVNLRKILAQPFAENLQGNFVYFTMPKIEEHEVYDLQTLVAKMRKSVEELKVKYAKEIRGEEVVQFLKEYSELVQKDDMDNYFCTSLCGFPFGSANFGWGKASCIRIPWNEDFKNRMLLLDASDGIGIDAYITLKKEDMVMIETNQDLLAYASLH; encoded by the coding sequence ATGCCGCAAGTTCTCTTCTATCCTGGCAGCAGTGATGAACATTCTTTGGTTGCTGAAAAATCCGAGCTTCTAAAGAAATCATTATCTGAGGCCCTCACTGCCTTCTACCCTTTTGCAGGGGAATTCAAATATAACGTTTCCATCAACTGCGATGACCGCGGAGCTCTATTTCTTGAAGCCCGAGTCAACTGTCCCATGTCCAATATCTTGGACAAACCCGATTCTGAGATACTGAGACAGCTGATTGCAGCTCCTATGCGTTCCAAACAAGCACAAGTAGGGCATCTTGTACTAATCCAGGCCAACGTATTCGAATGTGGTGGATTGGCAATTGGCGTCAGCATTTCTCATAAGGTCGCCGATGCCGTAGTGTACAGCAAATTCATCGAAAGCTGGGCTGAAATTGCCCGCTGCACTGCCAGCACTACTGACCATCACGTAGTACTTCCTACAGAATTTGGTGTCGCAGCTACTTTGTTCCCACCACAAGAATTTTTTAACTCACCGAAGACCCCACTCACGCTACCTTTTATTGACAATGTTATCGGAAGGAGGCTTGTGTTTGATGCCTCAAAGATTGCTGCTCTCAAGGCCAAAGCTGCCAGTGCCACAGTGCCAAATCCGACTCGAGTTGAAGCAGTTTCCGCGCTCATTTGGAAATCCGCAACGGAAGCATCAAGATCCAACTTGGGTTTTGCAAGGCCATCCACATGGCGGTCCGCTGTGAACCTGAGGAAAATATTGGCTCAGCCCTTCGCAGAAAACTTACAGGGaaattttgtgtattttaccATGCCGAAGATTGAAGAACATGAAGTATATGATCTTCAAACCTTGGTTGCAAAAATGAGGAAAAGCGTTGAGGAACTTAAGGTAAAATATGCCAAAGAAATTAGAGGGGAGGAAGTAGTTCAATTCCTGAAGGAGTATAGTGAGCTCGTTCAAAAGGATGATATGGACAACTATTTTTGCACCAGTTTGTGTGGGTTTCCTTTCGGCTCGGCCAATTTTGGATGGGGAAAGGCATCATGCATACGTATCCCTTGGAATGAAGATTTCAAAAACAGAATGTTATTGTTGGATGCAAGTGATGGCATTGGCATCGATGCATACATAACACTGAAAAAAGAAGATATGGTCATGATTGAAACCAACCAGGACCTGCTTGCATATGCTTCTCTGCATTAG